The Gallus gallus isolate bGalGal1 chromosome 3, bGalGal1.mat.broiler.GRCg7b, whole genome shotgun sequence genome window below encodes:
- the SGK1 gene encoding serine/threonine-protein kinase Sgk1 isoform X2, with the protein MRGKEEKSSLKAFMKQRRMGLNDFIQKIATNSYACKHPEVQSILKISQPQEPELMNANPSPPPSPSQQINLGPSSNPHAKPSDFHFLKVIGKGSFGKVLLARHKAEEQFYAVKVLQKKAILKKKEEKHIMSERNVLLKNVKHPFLVGLHFSFQTADKLYFVLDYINGGELFYHLQRERCFLEPRARFYAAEIASALGYLHSLNIVYRDLKPENILLDSQGHIVLTDFGLCKENIEHNGTTSTFCGTPEYLAPEVLHKQPYDRTVDWWCLGAVLYEMLYGLPPFYSRNTAEMYDNILNKPLQLKPNITNSARHLLEGLLQKDRTKRLGAKEDFTEIKNHIFFSPINWDDLINKKITPPFNPNVSGPSDLRHFDPEFTDEPVPNSIGQSPDSILITASVKEAAEAFLGFSYAPPVDSFL; encoded by the exons ATGAGGGGCAAAGAGGAGAAATCTTCACTGAAAG CTTTCATGAAACAGAGAAGGATGGGGCTTAATGATTTCATTCAGAAGATAGCCACCAACTCCTATGCCTGCAAGCA CCCTGAAGTTCAATCTATCTTGAAAATCTCCCAGCCCCAAGAGCCTGAACTTATGAACGCTAATCCTTCTCCTCCG cCCAGTCCATCACAACAGATAAATCTCGGTCCATCATCCAACCCACATGCCAAGCCATCGgactttcatttcttaaaagttATTGGAAAAGGAAGCTTTGGAAAG GTTCTTCTTGCACGGCATaaggcagaagagcagttttATGCTGTTAAAGTCCTACAGAAAAAAGCAATCCTGAAGAAGAAGGAG GAAAAGCACATCATGTCAGAGCGCAATGTTctgctgaaaaatgtgaaacacCCCTTCCTGGTCGGCCTTCACTTCTCCTTCCAAACTGCGGACAAACTGTATTTTGTCCTGGACTACATCAATGGCGGAGAG TTGTTCTACCATCTCCAGAGGGAGCGTTGCTTCCTGGAACCAAGGGCCCGATTTTATGCTGCTGAAATTGCCAGTGCGCTGGGCTACCTGCACTCCCTGAACATTGTCTATCG TGACTTGAAGCCGGAGAATATTCTGCTTGATTCACAGGGGCACATTGTCTTGACTGACTTTGGACTCTGCAAGGAAAACATAGAGCACAATGGCACAACCTCCACCTTCTGTGGCACACCTGAG TACCTTGCTCCTGAAGTTCTTCACAAGCAGCCCTATGACAGGACTGTGGACTGGTGGTGCCTTGGAGCAGTCTTGTATGAGATGCTTTATGGCCTG CCACCTTTCTACAGCAGAAACACGGCAGAAATGTATGATAACATCTTGAACAAACCTTTGCAACTGAAGCCAAATATTACCAACTCTGCGAGACATCTCCTGGAAGGCCTTTTGCAGAAAGACAGGACAAAGAGGCTTGGTGCCAAGGAGGACTTT ACGGAGATTAAGAATCACATCTTCTTCTCCCCAATTAACTGGGATGATCTCATTAATAAGAAGATTACCCCCCCTTTTAACCCAAATGTG agTGGCCCCAGTGACCTGCGGCACTTTGATCCTGAATTTACAGATGAGCCAGTCCCCAACTCTATTGGCCAGTCTCCAGACAGCATCCTCATCACCGCCAGCGTCAAAGAAGCTGCTGAGGCTTTTTTGGGCTTCTCATATGCCCCACCTGTGGACTCTTTCttgtga
- the SGK1 gene encoding serine/threonine-protein kinase Sgk1, whose product MTVKAAEASGPALTYSKMRGMVAILIAFMKQRRMGLNDFIQKIATNSYACKHPEVQSILKISQPQEPELMNANPSPPPSPSQQINLGPSSNPHAKPSDFHFLKVIGKGSFGKVLLARHKAEEQFYAVKVLQKKAILKKKEEKHIMSERNVLLKNVKHPFLVGLHFSFQTADKLYFVLDYINGGELFYHLQRERCFLEPRARFYAAEIASALGYLHSLNIVYRDLKPENILLDSQGHIVLTDFGLCKENIEHNGTTSTFCGTPEYLAPEVLHKQPYDRTVDWWCLGAVLYEMLYGLPPFYSRNTAEMYDNILNKPLQLKPNITNSARHLLEGLLQKDRTKRLGAKEDFTEIKNHIFFSPINWDDLINKKITPPFNPNVSGPSDLRHFDPEFTDEPVPNSIGQSPDSILITASVKEAAEAFLGFSYAPPVDSFL is encoded by the exons ATGACAGTGAAGGCGGCCGAAGCTTCGGGTCCCGCTTTGACTTACTCGAAGATGAGGGGGATGGTGGCCATTCTCATCG CTTTCATGAAACAGAGAAGGATGGGGCTTAATGATTTCATTCAGAAGATAGCCACCAACTCCTATGCCTGCAAGCA CCCTGAAGTTCAATCTATCTTGAAAATCTCCCAGCCCCAAGAGCCTGAACTTATGAACGCTAATCCTTCTCCTCCG cCCAGTCCATCACAACAGATAAATCTCGGTCCATCATCCAACCCACATGCCAAGCCATCGgactttcatttcttaaaagttATTGGAAAAGGAAGCTTTGGAAAG GTTCTTCTTGCACGGCATaaggcagaagagcagttttATGCTGTTAAAGTCCTACAGAAAAAAGCAATCCTGAAGAAGAAGGAG GAAAAGCACATCATGTCAGAGCGCAATGTTctgctgaaaaatgtgaaacacCCCTTCCTGGTCGGCCTTCACTTCTCCTTCCAAACTGCGGACAAACTGTATTTTGTCCTGGACTACATCAATGGCGGAGAG TTGTTCTACCATCTCCAGAGGGAGCGTTGCTTCCTGGAACCAAGGGCCCGATTTTATGCTGCTGAAATTGCCAGTGCGCTGGGCTACCTGCACTCCCTGAACATTGTCTATCG TGACTTGAAGCCGGAGAATATTCTGCTTGATTCACAGGGGCACATTGTCTTGACTGACTTTGGACTCTGCAAGGAAAACATAGAGCACAATGGCACAACCTCCACCTTCTGTGGCACACCTGAG TACCTTGCTCCTGAAGTTCTTCACAAGCAGCCCTATGACAGGACTGTGGACTGGTGGTGCCTTGGAGCAGTCTTGTATGAGATGCTTTATGGCCTG CCACCTTTCTACAGCAGAAACACGGCAGAAATGTATGATAACATCTTGAACAAACCTTTGCAACTGAAGCCAAATATTACCAACTCTGCGAGACATCTCCTGGAAGGCCTTTTGCAGAAAGACAGGACAAAGAGGCTTGGTGCCAAGGAGGACTTT ACGGAGATTAAGAATCACATCTTCTTCTCCCCAATTAACTGGGATGATCTCATTAATAAGAAGATTACCCCCCCTTTTAACCCAAATGTG agTGGCCCCAGTGACCTGCGGCACTTTGATCCTGAATTTACAGATGAGCCAGTCCCCAACTCTATTGGCCAGTCTCCAGACAGCATCCTCATCACCGCCAGCGTCAAAGAAGCTGCTGAGGCTTTTTTGGGCTTCTCATATGCCCCACCTGTGGACTCTTTCttgtga